GACGTGGCGCGCACCGATACGATCATGCCGCTGCGTCTGCGGGCGACGGGCGCCGTGCTCTATGCGCGTATTCGCGCGCCGCTCAAGCGTGTTTCGCGCAGTGCCTGCGCAGTATCCCCTTCTCATTCGGGCCAGGGCACGCACGATGCGCACAATGACACCAACCTCGACGCCATCAGCCGCTTTCTGCACAGCCGCGACTCGCGTATCGCGCGCAATGCGGAAGTCGCGCTGCGCATCGCGGGCAAGCATCTGCCTATTCTGATTCTCGGTGAGACGGGTGTTGGCAAGGAGGTGTTCGCGCAGGCGCTGCATGCGTCCGGGGCACGGCGCGCGAAGCCCTTCGTCGCGGTGAATTGCGGCGCGATTCCCGATTCGCTGATCGAAAGCGAACTGTTCGGCTATGCGCCGGGGGCGTTCACGGGCGCGCGCAGCCGCGGCGCGCGCGGCAAGATCGCGCAGGCACACGGCGGCACACTGTTTCTCGACGAGATCGGCGACATGCCGCTCAATCTGCAGACGCGTCTGCTGCGCGTGCTGGCCGAAGGCGAAGTGCTGCCGCTCGGCGGCGATGCGCCCGTGCGCGTGGATATCGACGTAATCTGCGCGACGCACCGCGATCTGGCGCGCATGGTCGAAGAAGGCACGTTCCGCGAAGACCTGTATTACCGGCTGAGCGGCGCAACACTGCATATGCCGCCGCTGCGCGAACGCGCCGATATTCTCGACGTCGTGCACGCCGTGTTCGACGAAGAAGCGCAAAGCGCGGGGCACGTGCTCACGCTGGATGGACGGCTCGCGGAGCGTCTCGCGCGTTTCTCGTGGCCGGGCAATATCCGGCAACTGCGCAACGTGCTGCGCTATGCGTGTGCCGTGTGCGATTCGACGCGCGTGGAATTGCGGCACGTTTCACCCGATGTGGCTGCATTGCTCGCGCCCGACGAAGCGGCTTTACGGCCTGCGCTGGCGCTCGAAAACGACGAGCGCGCGCGGATCGTCGATGCGCTCACGCGGCATCATTGGCGGCCGAATGCAGCAGCCGAAGCGTTGGGCATGTCACGCGCGACGTTGTATCGAAGGATTGCGAAGCTGGGGATCGTCGGGCCGCATCGCAGTTGAAGCGAGCCACTACCCCGCATTGAGCGCCGCGATATGCTTGCCAAGCTCGCACAGGCGCTCGCGCAACTCCCGCGGACCGAGTACTTCGACATGCCCCGCAAAGCCGAGCAACTGCTCCGCGGCATAGCCGTACTGTTCGACTGGCAACGTGACTTCCTGCCAGCCGTCCTGCCCTGAAGGCGGCGCAATCTGCGCCTGTTCGACAGCCGCCGCGCCGAGCCGATACAGCCGCGTCATGCCTTCCGG
This Paraburkholderia phymatum STM815 DNA region includes the following protein-coding sequences:
- a CDS encoding sigma-54-dependent Fis family transcriptional regulator produces the protein MPYVSQSQHIDRVRGAIEGRLPAPGNSSRLVSSWQRSYEQYRLDPGSVIGPRVLTSSELRDVQGKEEAFLRASGQCLARLHDMIRMADYCVMLTDAHGVTIDYRIDRDRRGDFKHAGLYIGSCWSEREEGTCGIASVLTDLAPITVHKTDHFRAAFTTLTCSASPIFAPTGELIGVLDASAVQSPDNRDSQRLVFQLVRQSAALIEDGYFLNQTAQHWMIFGHASRNFVEAQPEVLIAFDECGNIAASNRKAQECIAGLNGPRHVDEIFDTSAVHLHDVARTDTIMPLRLRATGAVLYARIRAPLKRVSRSACAVSPSHSGQGTHDAHNDTNLDAISRFLHSRDSRIARNAEVALRIAGKHLPILILGETGVGKEVFAQALHASGARRAKPFVAVNCGAIPDSLIESELFGYAPGAFTGARSRGARGKIAQAHGGTLFLDEIGDMPLNLQTRLLRVLAEGEVLPLGGDAPVRVDIDVICATHRDLARMVEEGTFREDLYYRLSGATLHMPPLRERADILDVVHAVFDEEAQSAGHVLTLDGRLAERLARFSWPGNIRQLRNVLRYACAVCDSTRVELRHVSPDVAALLAPDEAALRPALALENDERARIVDALTRHHWRPNAAAEALGMSRATLYRRIAKLGIVGPHRS